The Apium graveolens cultivar Ventura chromosome 10, ASM990537v1, whole genome shotgun sequence nucleotide sequence CTATCCAATTAAATGACCGTTGGGGAAGTTGGCAGGAATATCAAAATTAATGTTATTGCACCATCCCCCAGCTTCAACTGCACCCATCAATGCCCCCCCTCTCCTTTTTTTTGACATACACaattcacacatatatatatacacacgtTTGTACATGCTATTTTATCACATATTTCATCATTTTTTTGGCCAAGTCAAATTTCATCATTCTCTTGTGACCTGTAAGTTGGGATCATCCATTTTTTGTTGTTGTACAATACACTGCATGCAGTACATATATTGATattcagttcttgaaaattttgGTGAGGTTCTAAGGTGGTTTAAAGTTACTAGTTAGTAGTTTCATGTCAAAGCTTTGTGATTTCCCACGCGCTAAGGTATGTTGATTTTTATCTTTTTCTTTGGTAGATGAACAAACTTTGGCTGAGATTACTATGACATATTGCAATTTAATATAGTATTATTTTTTTTGTGTGGTTTGTACTATTGATTGAAGTCAATAATAAACAAATTGTTGCAGTATTATATAATTGCACTAATTTTGGATTTAGTAATAAAAGGATTAGCTCTACTTTAGGTGGACATTCTACTAGAAAAGGATAGAAATTGGCATATATATTAGCCATCCATTAGTGATGATCTGGGAAGTGGGAAAATGTGTTATTTTTGGTTAAGAGTACAACAGTATATATGCTTAATATAATAAGTTGAGTTTGTGTTGAATTCTGGTGTAATTGAGGAAAAATTGTGCTTTTTTAGAGTTGGGCTGCAAATATATCATAGGTGATCAGTTTGTGTCAAAACCAACCTGTCATAGGGCAAATTTGCATTGTGGTAGAGGGAGAGTAGATAGGTTTAGGTGACTTATTTGGATAAAGACTGAACAggtttgttgttttgattgtgtAATCCTCTTGAAGTAAGAGTGACATTGTAGCATCTATTTACTTGTACCTTGAATAATAGAGTTTTTGTAAACATTTCTTTACAGGCTTCAAAGTTAGACTAGTTTGGATTATTTGGTATTGGAGATTGAAGATGGTGGGTAGTATTGAGGTGATGACTCGCAATTCGTACTCGAACGGGAGTATTAATAGCTACAATGGTTTGGAAGACAAGCTTGATGAATTCCGACGAGTTCTAGGCAAGGCTGATGGAGACTTGTTGAAAATTGTTGGTGTTGGAGCAGGTGCATGGGGAAGTGTCTTTGCAGCTTTGCTGCAAGATAGTTATGGGCAATTCCGGGATAAGGTACAAATCAGGTTATGGAGAAGGCCTGGAAGAGCTGTTGATAGAGCTACAGCAGAACATTTGTTTGAAGTTATCAATTCGAGGGAGGATGTGTTGAGGAGGTTGATTAGGCGTTGTGCATATTTGAAGTATGTGGAAGCAAGATTGGGTGATCGGACACTGTATGCAGATGAAATCTTGAAGGACGGATTCTGCATGAACATGATTGATACACCGCTCTGTCCTTTAAAAGTTGTGACTAACTTGCAGGAGGCAGTTTGGGATGCTGACATTGTGGTGAACGGCTTGCCTTCGACTGAAACACGTGAGATTTTTGAAGAGATAAGCAAGTACTGGAAAGAAAGGATCAGCGCACCTGTTATCATCTCCTTGTCAAAGGGTATTGAGGCCGCACTGGACCCTGTTCCACATATAATTACCCCCACACAAATGATTCATTGGGCAAGTAAGtttttttcttccttcaattacTTGGGTCTTCTTTTCCAGTTTTTTATGCCATCTACATAGATTTTCTGTTTTCAAGATCCAGAAACACTGACACTCATTTAGGTCCCGGAAGTTTTGTGTTGCTTTCAATTACAGTAAAGAGATGTGTACTTGAAGCATTTAGAAATTTGTTCTAAAAATCTCAATTGTTTATTTGGTATTAGAAAAAAAAATGATTCTCATTACAAAGAGGCTGATGTGGTGAATCCTCATGGGCTGTCTTTGGTTCTCATTACTTAATACAGCACTCTGAAAGTTCTTCCTAATCTCCTCTGGAAGCATTTTATTTAAGAAACATGCTTTATTTTGTTCAGCAGTCAATACTTTCTTGCACCTCCGGTGTAGTTTAAATGATATTGCCACAAATTGCATAGCAATCGTGTTGTCTAATTTAAAATCATGTCAAGCACATTGTGACTCACACATTAAGATCATTCTTCCATCCTATATGACTGAAGCCTAATTCTTAGCAATCTTCGTTTATACTTTGCATAAAGACATTATTATGAACTGCAATTACATATTAACTTCGTCTGATTTGGTCAAGTGTGACTATCTTTTTTAAGGCAATTAATATTTGGTGCTATCTGTATATAAGCCTATGGTTTAAGAACCTAATGTTCATCCCCCCCCCCCTCCTCTTTCTGTATTATTATGAGATCAACTTATTTCGCTAAAAAATGTTTTTTTTGCCAGCTGGAGTACCATTAGAGAACATTCTTTATCTCGGTGGACCAAATATTGCTTCAGAAATTTATAACAAGGAGTATGCTAATGCTCGAATTTGTGGTGCTGGAAAGTGGAGAAAAGCAGTTGCAATGTTTTTAAGGCAGCCACATTTCATTGTATGGGACAACAGCGACCTTGTCACTCATGAAGTTATGGGAGGCTTGAAGAATGTTTATGCAATTGGAGCTGGTAAGTTAAAATAGAATACCCAGTTtaaattcattgaattaaattggCAAAAAAGATATGCATGTAAATTAACTTTTAAGCTTTTGTATTCTACACATTGCATCATCACATCTAGGGAAATATCATCGACTAAAAATTGAGTCAAGCTTTGGTATTCTACTTCCACACCTTGCACCATAACGTTTATTAAAATCTTATTGACTACAAAAATTTAACCATTAGAAAACTAATCGGACATGACAATCTTACCTCAAACATAAGTCTTACAGTTGGTCTTTTTTTTTCAGGAATGGTGGCAGCTCTGACAAATGAAAGTGCTACCAGTAAATCGGTATATTTTGCTCACTGTACATCAGAGATGATTTTTATCACTCATTTGTTGACAGAAGAGCCCGAGAAGCTTGCTGGCCCTTTGCTTGCTGATACTTATGTGACATTGCTTAAAGGTCGTAATGCATGGTACGGGCAGATGATAGCTAAAGGGGAACTGAGTCTTGATATGGGAGATAGCATCACCGGGAAGGGGATGATTCAGGTACTAACAGATTACAGTActtatttaattcaaaatttgTGCTATGCAATTTTCCGAAGCATTTAAAGCTCTATGAGTAGTATTATTTTTTTAGTAGTTCCGTTGAGAACTTATGGCCAACATCTAGAATCATAAGAGGATCACATACCCCTCCACTTgagagtttccacagttattaTCCTAGGTAGATAGCTCAATTCCAGCAATAGAGATGTCACAGAATTCCAGGACCACTCCGGTTGAACAATAATTTGCACGATGTGGTTGCCAGTCAGATACTCAAAGCACCATAAGTGATATATGTACACATAAGGCAGGACAAAGCTTTTGTTATTGCAATTTTACACGAATGCATCTGAAAGTAGGAAATTTTCCTATGAACTTGCTTGCGATATTATGCAAAAACAAAAATTAAATGCATTAGATATTTGGCCTTATTTCGCAAAATTCATGTGGTATCATCTTTAACATCTTTGAGATGTTTTATGGAAAATATGCAGAGTGTTCTGTAAGTTGCAAAAGGCTCATTTGCATATAACTCTGTGgtgttattattatttttctagGGAGTATCAGCAGTAGGCGCATTCTATGAACTTCTGAGTCAGTTCAGTTTAAGCGTACAGCATCCTGAAGAAAACAAGCCTGTTGCTCCAGTTGAGCTATGCCCCATCTTAAAGACACTGTATAAAATTCTTATAAAGAGGTGGAGCTTCTTCATTTTTTATATTTGTACTCATTGTCCAAGTACATACCAGGATTTATCTAATTATCTATTTTATCATGCTATCAGAGAACAACGGCCTTGTGGTATTCTTCAAGCACTGAGAGATGAAACACTGAATGATCCCCGTGACCGCATTGAGATTGCTCAAAGCCATGCATTCTACAGGCCATCACTTCTTGGGCAGGCTGAGAACAACACCATCACTGCAAAGAACAACTGAAAAAATCAACCAGTTCAAATCATTCAGCATGGAGCAATGAGTAATATTATACATATATAGGTTATATTATACATATATAGGTATTGCAATAAATGAATTTTCTGCAATAACTAAAATATATATGGCTTTGAACCTTTTAGAAACATCTTTATCAAAATTACAGTTATGGTTGGGTGTGTGGGAGGAGAAATTTGTGCAGTTGGTACACAGACATTTTTAGTAGCATACATGGTTTTGAGTACAAATGGATCTTGTGTAGTATTTAATTTGTGCCTGAAAGTTTTAGTAACAGTTTTGCAATTGATATCAATGGTTTGCCAAActattaaaaagaaaaaaaaaaggtcATATATGGGGGCCAAAAATTAATGCACAAGTTTCAGAAGAAAAGAATTGATAACATGAAAGGGGAATCAGATATTTTACAAAATACAATATTGTGAGGAAAAAGAAAGTGCTTTGGTGATAATTTAATGTAAAACAAAATTACACAATTTTGATTTGAGTAATTAATACTATACTTAATAGTAGTTTACTGTTACATCAAAATGTAATTAAACAGGACTATAATCAAACTTACCAGTAAATCTTTACTATTTAGGTAAGCACAACACACGTATGGATCGGACAACCATTCTTACATTCATGCATTAAGGCCACACATTAATCCAACAAAACTTGAGTTCATCATAACTTCTATTACCCCATATAACAAAACATATAATTAAAGAAAACCCATGTCTCCATTAAATCTCCAATGAAACTTACCTTCACATATTCATCACAATCCTGCAAATTTAATAAACATAAATGGCACCAACTGCAGCAGTTGCAGCAAAGAAACAAGCACTTTTCATATCATCCTTAATTGTGTTATGGTACTCATCGAATATTGGTGTTCTTCTTCTGAACAAATTTTTGTTGTCGAATTATGGTTTTAGATTTCCGATATTCTTGACAATGTGTCACATGACAGCTTGTGCTGTCTTAAGTTACCTGTCCATCGTGTTCTTGAAAATCGTTCCGTTTCAGAGGATCAGGTCTAAGTCACAGTTTATAAGAATCGCTACTTTGAGCGTTGTTTTTTGTGCCTCTGTTGTAGGTGGGAACATATCTCTTAGGTATCTCCCTGTATCGTTTAATCAGGCTGTTGGTGCCACCACACCTTTTTTTACAGCAGTG carries:
- the LOC141689982 gene encoding putative glycerol-3-phosphate dehydrogenase [NAD(+)] 1, cytosolic produces the protein MVGSIEVMTRNSYSNGSINSYNGLEDKLDEFRRVLGKADGDLLKIVGVGAGAWGSVFAALLQDSYGQFRDKVQIRLWRRPGRAVDRATAEHLFEVINSREDVLRRLIRRCAYLKYVEARLGDRTLYADEILKDGFCMNMIDTPLCPLKVVTNLQEAVWDADIVVNGLPSTETREIFEEISKYWKERISAPVIISLSKGIEAALDPVPHIITPTQMIHWATGVPLENILYLGGPNIASEIYNKEYANARICGAGKWRKAVAMFLRQPHFIVWDNSDLVTHEVMGGLKNVYAIGAGMVAALTNESATSKSVYFAHCTSEMIFITHLLTEEPEKLAGPLLADTYVTLLKGRNAWYGQMIAKGELSLDMGDSITGKGMIQGVSAVGAFYELLSQFSLSVQHPEENKPVAPVELCPILKTLYKILIKREQRPCGILQALRDETLNDPRDRIEIAQSHAFYRPSLLGQAENNTITAKNN